One Stenotrophomonas maltophilia DNA window includes the following coding sequences:
- the rpmI gene encoding 50S ribosomal protein L35 produces the protein MPKIKTNRAAAKRFRKTASGKYKCGHANRSHILTKKATKRKRNLRQTGHVRAEDAGRLDRMLPYL, from the coding sequence ATGCCCAAGATCAAGACCAACCGGGCAGCGGCCAAGCGTTTCCGCAAGACCGCCTCGGGCAAGTACAAGTGCGGCCACGCCAACCGTAGCCACATCCTCACGAAGAAAGCGACCAAGCGTAAGCGTAATCTGCGTCAGACGGGCCATGTCCGTGCAGAAGACGCAGGCCGTCTGGACCGCATGCTCCCTTACCTCTGA
- the infC gene encoding translation initiation factor IF-3, giving the protein MGERNISTPDNKQNRKNQEIRVPRVRVIGSDGEMIGVLSRDEALSMAEDEGLDLVEIQPQADPPVCKIMDFGKFKFEAQKKASEAKKKTKQVEIKEVKFRPVTDEGDYQIKLRKMRGFLEDGDKIKVNIRFRGREMSHQELGREMANRIETDLGEDIVIESRPRLEGRQMVMMIAPKKKT; this is encoded by the coding sequence TTGGGAGAACGTAATATCAGCACCCCTGACAACAAACAGAACCGCAAGAATCAGGAAATCCGTGTGCCGCGCGTCCGCGTGATCGGCAGTGACGGAGAAATGATCGGCGTGTTGTCGCGCGACGAAGCGCTGTCCATGGCCGAAGATGAAGGCCTGGACCTGGTCGAAATCCAGCCGCAGGCCGATCCGCCGGTCTGCAAGATCATGGACTTCGGCAAGTTCAAGTTCGAAGCGCAGAAGAAGGCCAGCGAGGCCAAGAAGAAGACCAAGCAGGTCGAGATCAAGGAAGTGAAGTTCCGTCCGGTCACGGACGAGGGCGACTACCAGATCAAGCTGCGCAAGATGCGCGGGTTCCTCGAAGATGGTGACAAGATCAAGGTCAACATCCGTTTCCGTGGCCGTGAAATGAGCCACCAGGAACTGGGCCGCGAAATGGCCAACCGGATCGAGACCGATCTGGGCGAGGACATCGTCATTGAATCCCGTCCGCGCCTGGAAGGGCGTCAGATGGTCATGATGATCGCGCCGAAGAAGAAGACCTGA